The genomic segment TGCCTCTTTTCCATTCTCTACCTGCATTAACTAATCCCAGAGGGGTTGAAGTTGCGGCCGTCttgttatttttgtattcatATGTTGGACAGAAATGCCCAGTTTCTCTTTTGAGGTCTTTTTGTAGCTTAAAGTGATCTTGGGACAATCTGTTTTGTAAGACATGTAGACATGTGGCCTGCTGAAGTCCTTATTCTCTGGCAGGAGAAGGCCTCACTTGGTAAAATTAGAAGATATGGTGGctaagaatgaatgaaattatgACTTGATAATATTATGAGTTCAGCCAGCCATACATGGCAAAGACTGTACTTGCTCGGTCCCTTAGCGCATGTCCCTAAGAATGCTTTCCCCCACCTACAGGTCTGAAGGAGCAAATTTTCCCTCTCCAAATATTCTCTGGCAATCTTACTCATCTGTTTTCTTCACAGCACTGATTACCACATGAAGGCATCTTGTTCATGTGTGTTCTTATTGTCAGTTACCTTCCATTGGACTGCAAATTCTATAGAAGCAGGAATCCCATCTCCTTGGTTCATTGCTCTATCTGCAATGACTAGAATAGGTACTCTGTATATATAactgctcaacaaatatttgctgagtgaatgtgTAAAAACTGAGCAACATAGATCTGAGAGTGGGAGAAATGCATATTCACCCAACTTCAGTGAGATCTCTCTTTCTATTGTggattatgtattttaatataattctaCACTGATACTGTGGTTGTGACAACTTTTACATTATTTGcataatgatttttctttcattacaagGTCACAATCcaaaaggaaatacataaaaaagtttcaaataaaTGTAGAGAAAGGACAAATTTGAAGtattaaatagaaaacatttgaCTATAGATCAACTTGACTATATTTTCTTTCGAaaaaatagttttgctttttaagatggTCTCATAGGGATCTCTTTTAAATGTTGGTGTTGGAGGACAGGACAGCACACACACCTTCTAAGCTATGGTATCTTAGTGTGGCAGATAGACTCTAAGATGGTTTCCCATGACCTCCAACTTTGGGATCTGCACCTTTTTGTAACACCTCACCCTTTGAGTGTCCCTACAGACTGTGACTTGCTTCTAGCCAATAGACTATGGCAAAGATGATGTTACTTCTGTGATTATACTGTGCTATTTAAGAGTCCGTTTTGCTAGCCAGGTCTATCTAGAGACTGTCTTTGGCGTCTATGAAATAAGGTGCCATGTTGAAACAGCCCACTTGGCAAAGACCACCTGTGACCACCAGGATCTGAGGCAGCCTTCAACCAACACACAGCAAGAAGCAGATGGCTCTCAGTCCACAAGGAACAACCACAAGGAGATGAATTCTCTCCACAAGGAACCACAAGGAAATGTGGACCACATTTCCACaaccacaaggaaatgaattctctcACTGGAACACAAAACCAGTTTAAACCATTACCAATCATTTATACCTCAGAGTCCATGAAAGATTTAAGTTCATGAAGGATTTCTGCATGGTAGAAATGTGGACCAAGGCTTCTGACCTTAAAGGGGATGACTACCTGTAGATGAGGGTGGATGTGTAACAGGGAAGCTCAGCTGGAGACAGACTTGTCTATCATCACTGTTTTGCTTAGGTCTTAGCCATGGAAGTGTCTCCATATACTTGTTGCCTATATACTTGACATCTTAAGAATGATCTGATAGGGAGAGGTTATGTTTATAGGGcccaaaggggaaataaaaaggatGGAACTCACTCACAGAGACACTGAAAAACCTTCTACATTGATGCTAATGATGGTAGCATGCAGGCAAAACCAGAGAAGGCAAATCAGGGGCAGTTGGTAACTGAACCCATGGGAAATTTGCATCCTCACTGAACTGAGCTCATCTTTCCCCTGTAGCCTGAGTATTTGCCTTCTAAGTGAGCTGTGGTTCAGATGTAGAGCCTGAGCAGTCTTCTCACACTCCCAGGAAAGATCAAAAGAGGGGCTGTGGGTAGAGCtagggaggaggccagggagcaAGACACAAGGCTCAGAGTGGTGATGATGGGAGGGGCCAAAATGCAGCCAGCACTCTCAGCCTTCTTCATGCTCctctttgtccttctgtgtctcctgGGAATCCTGGCCAATGGCTTCATTGTGCTGGTGCTGAGCAGGGAAAGGATGCGGCGTGGGAGGCTACTTCCCTCTGACATGATTCTCATTAGCTTGGGTGCCTCTTGCTTCTGCCTGCAGTGGTTGGAATGGTGAACAGCTCCTACTACTTCCCCTACCTGAATGAGTACAGCAGTGGTCCTGCGCGGCAGCTCATTGGTCTCCACTGGGACTCCCTGAACTCAGCCACCTTTTGGTTCAGCTCTTGGCTCAGTGTCCTCTTCTGCATGAAGATTGTTAacttcaggagcacctgggtgcctcagtgggttgagcctctgcctttagctcaggtcatgatctcagggtcctgggatcgagtcccacatcgggctctctgctctgcagggagcctgcttcctcctctctctctctctctctctgcttgcctctctgcccacttgtgatctctctctgtcaaataaataaaatcttaaaaaaaaaaaagattgttaacTTCACCCACCTGACCTTCCTTTGGCTGAAGTGGAGGTTGCCAGGGTCAGTGCTCTTCATGGCTTCTCTCCTGATCTCTTTCAGCATCACTCTGCTCTTCTCTTGGGGAAGCTATGCTGTGTATCAAagatttttaattagaaaatttcctgggaacatgaccttcAAGCAGTGGAGCAGGAGGCTGGAAATTCACTATTTCTTGCCCCTGAAACTTATCACCTCATTGGTTCCCTGCTCTGTCTTTCTGTTCTCAATTGCGCTGTTGATTCTCTGAGGcgacacacagggagaatgcaGTGCAGCGCCCATAGCCTGCAGGACCCCAGTGGCCAGGCTCACACTAGAGCTCTGAAGTCTCTCATCTCCTTCCTCATTCTTTATGCTCTGTCTTTTGCATCCCTGGTGATGCTGTGGGTTTCTTCTCCTCAGAGAGTGACTGGTACTGGCCATGGCAGATTTTAACCTACCTGTGCACATCTGTCCATCGCTACATCCTCATTCTCAGCAACCTCCAGCTTCGAGGGGTGTACAGGTAGCTACTTCTGTTGGCCAGGGGCTTCCGGCTGTCCTAGGTGTCATGGTCCCGTCCAAACCCCTGGATGATGATTGAACCAGTTAGTGCCCACTTACATGGAAATATATTCACAAGCAGATATCCATTGTATTCTACTCTGGGCTTCTTCCtttgggaaggagaggagggaaatcAAATCTGGGCATTCTCTCTGAATGAGATTCCTTCCTTGGGATGCTATTAAAATAGGGCCACACAGGGCTCAGAGAGCCAGTATTGTTCAGaaattcagaatataaaattttttctacTCTCTATTTTGTATACCCTTCATTACGTGGCAGCTTTAGGTTAAGAAATCTTGATTAACAGTACATGTGATCTCAGTAGCCTCCCAGGGAATGAAGAGAAAATGTGTCTATGGCTGTACTGTGGATAGGGAAGGAGCATGCCTCTTGAAGATAATGTAATGGTTGCCATGGGAGCGCCAGAGGATGGTAGTTGTAACTGACAGTGCTCAAAGCTGTTATGTCTAATAGCCTTCCCTTCTGTGGAGATTCTTTTTCCTTCACCATTCTTGGagaatttggttttaattttatgaaaactaCTGGAAGGTTTCTTTATACCAACCCATctcttttctcattattatttccattgttCTGCCTTCAGTTTTCTCCCCTCTGAGGTCTAAGTGGCAGCCAGAATTTTtccatgtttattcttctttaGAATTACACATTGTGATTTTCCACATTTTCAAATTGTCTCtggaactttttttgtttttcctcaagcAAGTCACAAAGTCACGTGTGAATTGAATAAACATGTACTTTGAGTTCTGAAAGAAGACTCAAGAGTTTCACTTAGTTTGTGTCCAAAAActaacctttttttgtttttaagaatcatTAAATCTTatgtttaaaagttattttgaaatagcTTGCTCCATTTATTATACaaacatttctagaaataattttagaaaagctTCTATTTACAGTGAGGTGCCTCTAAGGCAGGCTTAAAAGTTTTTGCTCAAAGGCACTAGTGTTCAAATTTCAGAATCTGACTTGCAACTGGTTGCCTGGTAGAGAGAAATTTTAATGTCCTCTGAGAGTATAAGTTATTTCCCTACTGATTAGGGTATATGCTGCTGAGTGGAAGTACACTCATGAACTAAAATCTCCACAGAGATTAttccatatttttactttaaacatttattttttaataggtaaCACATTTACATggttaaaaatccaaaatgtctcaagagtatatataaaaaatctctCTCCTACCTTCTCCTTCTGAGGTATTCTCATGAGTTTTATATCTGTCCTTCTAGAGATATTTCATTCTGTAGCAGAAAGCCACTAATAGTTAACTACCAGACCACTCAACTAACTTACCTATGTATGTACTTATGTATTCCACACCAggaactaactaactaacttaTTAACTATGTTCTTTCTCCTTGTGTCCTTCTACATAGATGGCTGCACAGTATGCATGCTCCTCTGCTCCTTGCTCTTTCTACTTAATATATCTTGGAGATCTACACATGTGGGAACACCGCATTTCCTCACTTTGaggttttctggtttttgttttgacaAGGATGCACCACAGTGTCTTTGATTGGTCACCTGTTTGTGGTCATTTAGGTTGCTTCTTGTCTTTTGCTATTATGGCAATGCTGCACTGTTGAATGAATCTTCTACATAAGTAATCTTGTGCATGTGCCAATTAACTATAGGATAAATTCCATGAAATGGGATTACTGGTCAAGTGGCACatgcatttctaatatttttaattaacttattttatttaaatttaattatttagcatatagtatatcattagtttcagatatagagttcagtaattcatcaggtgcatataacacccggtgctcattacatcacatgcattcctaatgcccatcacccagtgaccccatcccctCAACTTGCATTTCGAATTTTGACAGAGTGCCCTAAATAGGTTTGGATCAATTTACTTCCCCATTAGCAATTTAGGAGTGCACTTattttcatactttcttttttgcCAATCTATTAGGCAAAAAATGCCCTATTAGTATAGTTGTCATTTGTATGGTTCCTATTTTGAgtaaagtttattattattttatatgtttagaGCCATTTGTGCGTGTATTTTCTGTAGACAGTCTATATCTTCGCTTACTTTTAGATttgaatttttgatttttttttcaaagatttcatttatttatttgacagacagatcataagtaggcagagaggcaggcagagagagagaggaggaagcaggctccccaccgagcagagagccctatgcggggcctgatcccagaactctgggattacaacctgagccgaaggcaaaggccttaacccactgagccacccaggcgccccagtttttgatttttttttttattggctgGTAGGAGCTCTTTATATCTTAGAGAAATTAGCTCTTTGTTTTTGATATGAGTGGCAAAACATTCTCCTACCCtcagtgttttctattttaatttttcgTGATACcgatattaattttaaaactttccttattttgaagtaattataGAATCACAGGAAGTTGTAAGGACAGTGTAGAGCCATAGGTGCCCTTTAGCTAGCATCCCCCAATGGTAGTGTCTTACATAGCCGTAGTACGATAGTGAGACTGGGAAACTGATACAGGTGCATTACAATAAGAAGTCTACAGATCTTATTCAGTTTCCCCTTTTTCAAACCTGCATTCATGTGTGTGTgatttaatacaattttattcCATGTATAGTTCGTGTAGCCACGATTGAGGCACAGAACGGTTCCATCATCACAAAGGAACTCTTTCGTGTTCCCCCTTTGCATTGAACCcttcatgtgttttttattttttatttttacttttataacaatgtttttttttaattttctcccagtattttcctgtgcatttttatttggtgctttcatttatttatttatttaattttattttttcagtatttcaagattcattgtttatgcaccacacccagagctccatgcaatatgtgccctccttaatacctaccaccaggctcacctatccccctaccccctcccctccaaaaccctcagtttgtttctcagaatccacaggttatcatgctttgtctccccctctgaatttccccaattcacttttcctttccttctcctaatggtcctccatgttattccttatgctccataagtaagtgaaaccatatgataactctctctggttgacttatttcactcagcataatctcttccagtcccgtccatgttgctacaaaagttgggtagtcatcctttctgatggaggcataatactccatagtgtatatggaccacatcttccttatccattcgtccattgaagggcatcttggttctttccacagtttggcgaccgtggccattgctgctataaacattggggtacagatggcccttcttttcattccatctgtatctttggggtaaatacccagtagtgcaattgcagggtcatagggtagctctatttttagttacctaaggagtctccacactgttctccaaagtggctgcaccaacttgtattcccaccaacagtgtaagagggttcccctttctccacatcctctccaaaagttgtttactgtcttattaattttggccattccaactggtgtgaggtggtatctcaatatggttttgatttgaatctccctgatggctaatgatgatgaacattttttcatgtgtctgttagccatttgtacgtcttctttggagaaatgtctgttcatgtcttctgcccattttttgacatgattatctgttttttgagtgtatAACAATGGCTTTCatcatgcagatttttttttcattgttgaatttatttatatattttttaaagttttttttaaaagattttatttatttattcgtcagagagagagagagcgcgcgcgcgcgcacacacacacatgcgcgcacaagcagggggaggggcagatggagaagcaggctccccactgagaaaagagctgaatgtgggactcaatcccaggaccctgagatcatgacccaagcagaaggcagatgcttaactgactgagtcatccaggcatcccttgctgaatttatttaaaacaataatgaaggCTGGCATTTTGTCTCATAGTTTGAGGGTATTCCTCactgtgatattaaaaaaaatgccttttggtttcttctattgctttcatttttatatttaaatacttgaCCCTTCTGGGATGTATTCTGATACAAGATAGACTATATgcataattttttccccaaaatgcttAGTTTAACCATTTAATGGTTAAGTTAACCATTTAATGGTTGCCTTAACACTtattattgtataatttttttcttgactgattTAAAATCCTACCTAAATTCCTTTACATGTTGGTTTATTTCcagactttctattctgttttggTACCTTGATGTGCACTAGTCCTATGCCAGTACTACAGCATTTTGCCTATTTTAGGTTTATGATGTTTCAGTGACTGGTAAACTAGTCTTTCTTCATTAATCTTCTTTTCTAACTTTCTTggccattatttaaaatataatagtgTCTGGTCCCaaacaaaaattcctttttaGGAAAATTAAGTTGGATATAACTAAATGTATAATTCAACATAAGGAGTCATACATATCCATGATGTTGCATCTTTCTGTTCAAAAATATGTTATGCTTTTCCATTTAGTCAcgatttcttttattactttcagtagtgttttaattttttaaaatacatacctTTTACATGATGTGATGTGAAGGCTTATGTATAATTAACCCTTTATGCCTTAGTTTCCTGGCATATTCCCTGAGGTAATAACAATTGTCTTGAAGTAATTGCAAAGACTAAAGTAGGTAATATATGTGCATAACATGTTAGTGTTCTTcatattattaacaataataattatagtattagatagttaatattatttttaaaaattattttctgtatctgCATCAGTATGAAGAAAGTTGAGAAACCCAAGTATGGTGAGGACCTTTCTAGACACCAGGAAAaagtggtggtttttgtttttttttttactactcttgttttttccccattcttttaattttttcaactaCTAAATCAGGACAATATGTTAAATATGAGTGAGATAAAGAAAAACCACTTGTGGTGGGTAAGGAATCACTGAGAAGGGATTCTGATGCTGAGGTGGTCACTGGAGACTCACTGGGTGGGTGACTCTCAGAAAACAGTGCACTTAAGcaacttgaaaaaaattgtttaaattctagttagttaggatatagtgtaatattagtcttggatatacaatatagtgattcaacacttctatacattaTCTAgtactcatcacagcaagtgcactcCTTCATCTTCATCACCTCTGtcccctatccccccacccatctcccttctgcTAATCATGTTTGCTCTCTGTAGTAAGAgtcttgtttcttggtttgtctctctctctctctctcttttttccccttttttcattaaaattttttttcaagcccctatacagggcttgaactcatgaccctgagatcaagatctgcgctgaaatcaagagttggaagtttaactgactgagctacccaggcgcccctgatcatttgttttgtttcttaaattccacataggagtgaaatcatatggtatttgtctttctctgacttattttgcttagcacttCAATAGCTTTTGACATCAgctaagggagagaaagaaagaactaagagttgtgttttttctttgaagacataaaagggaaaggaaaaaaccaGATAGGAATAGTAAGAGTTACTAAACATTATCTAGCTGTCTTTAAACTATGTTCTATATTATGCATTGTCATGTCACTATATTGAGCTGTTCtgttgagaaaagaaatgaaaaggctgAGAAAATGTATTGGAGATTAAACCAGCGGGAAATCAGATTGATTGGTGGACTTTGGACCATGTGCTAGACCTTCCTCAGCCCTTTTCTGGTAGCAAATTTCCTAATGGCAAATTCAGTTCTGTGGTGTCAGGAAAGCTTAACTAAAATCCCTGTCTTTATTGAGCCATGACAAATATCACAGATTACTGCTAAAGGTTTcacagaaaacattttgtaaaatttaaaaacataatgcaAAGCAATATATAAGTCACAATGTGTTAACAATGTAGAGGGCCACAGATTATTTGAGAATGTATTTGGTGAGCAGATATTTTTGGGGTGTCTACCTGTAGACACGCCCTGTGCTGAGGATAAAGTACTGGACATTACAGATGGTGTTTCTATCCCCATAGTGTTTATAGTCTCGTGGAGAGCCCGGCAAAGTGTCTAGTCATACAAATGAGCATTATCACTACAAATGCTTCAGCAGGTGGTAACATTGTGGATGAGATGACATTTAAACACACAATTCCAGGTGCTTATAGACCTGGAAACCCGTCAGTGAATTCCAGTCTGGGAAGCATTCTCTCTGGTGGTATCTTGGCTGTGTGATAGTGTGAAGCAAAGAGTGCTTTAGTAGGGGGTGATTTTTGTTCTGGATGGAAGAGATGGGATTTGTGCTTTCCTGACAAAGCAGGGAAGTCTTACCATCAGGGATCCTCTACCATGAAATTCCCCGGTCTGTTCAGGATGGCCACAGAACAACGTTCCCACATGCCCATTTACTCCTTCCTTTGTCTCTGAGTGACTCTAGAAATACTCCCCTAATATATAGTTCCCAGCTCAGACCTGAGTTTTTCTCTCCTATTCTTCACACATTGGCTTATTCTCCatgagaaaagataaaagtatgAAGACTTTGCCAGGCTAGTGCTTTTGGTGAGACTCAGACCTGTTTTGTGAATCAGTATTAGAAAAGCAGACTCCAGATCCCTCCTTAACCAGAATGGGACCTGTCTAACCAGAGGGTTACCTCTTGAGATATGGCATGAGATCAGAAAAAACAGGGTTGTCACCACttaaaaaacaccaaataaactctttatttttactCAGGCTTCAGAGTGTTAATCAGATGGAATGGCtaacttttcatttaaagaaaaaaaaaaggtaagtagaAGGCACTTTATAGTTACACCCTCTGTTCAGTCTTAACTTCAAGATCTGTTCACTTTTACTTTTAACATTTCCCTATCTCTTAAATAATTTCTAGTCTATATTCTTCCCAACTCTTTTGGTCTTTGAAACCTTATCTACCTGATCTACAAAGTCTGCCCTAATTAGAGGAAGTTGAATTACGAATAGCGGTTTCACTTACTCCCTCTAGTTAAGCATGAAATAGAGAATTTGTTGGACTAAGGGAAGAAAAAGTCTGGGCTACTTGTTTTTGTCTAGTTAGTCTAACAGTCCTGCTCTAGAGAAACAGGACAGCTTCTGGAACACCCTGTAAGATATGTTACTTTCCCATATCAAAAACTCTCCTATGCCAGGGCCTCTAAAACTAATTATTTGGCCTAGTTTTCAGACCCCTACGAAGTCCACCCCCTCTTTCCAGCCTTTACTTCTGTCTCATAAATCCTCAGAATGAAAGACTTTGCACTAACCAAACTGGTTTGCTCACTCTTTCCCAGACAAACCTCAGTTTTTTCAACCTCCTCACTTCATTTGTGTCATTCCCCCGCTCTCCAAGAATAGATCTCTCTCTCGACTCCCTCAACTCTCCAGATCTGACCATTTTCTAAGGCCCcaaatagttttttcttcttctttaatctGCCCCCccctttaaagaatttatttatttgagagagagagcatgagagcagggagggttagagggagaagcagacgtgGGCTTCATCCTGGGGATTCTcagactcagggatcatgacctgagtagaaggcagacacttaaccgagtcACCAAGGTACTCCTCCTTTAATCCCTTTGCAAACTATCCAGATTTTTCCCCTTCATGGGAGAATTTCATGAGTTCAGTGGGGGTTTTTAATGTGTATCCTGTATTTAGTAATTAACCAAATATCCCCTTATTTAACATTTTGCATTGTTAGATTatgttttaagttcttttttcttttttggcacttatcttttatctttttaaacagtCTCCAGGTTGTTGGGAAGGATATCCTATTAGACTTTGTGTGTCTCTTATGGTACCTGGAGTGGTGTAGTGTACACAAATCTTTTTACTGATTGATATTTCTTTCTAAGACCTGAATGGTGTCCCAGGTCCATCATGTTCCTAGCATCTGGGAGGAGGGTGTCGGGATGATAACTGAGGTGAGGAAGGGCTTCGGGCTGGGCACAGAAGAGGTGTTCATTAAATGTGGTATTTGGTGATTGACTGTAAAGATGAAGTTGACATTTAGGGCAAGGGTAAAAATGGTTGTGGGGATTATTTTGATGTTCATCCAGTCAACAAATGTTTAACATTTCTGATTGGTGTAAACTGCTTTTGAGTCTTGATGAGAACTAGTCAGAGCTACAAAGATTTCAGAACTTGTCATTATTTATATTCCTTCAAAAACAAAGAGTACAtttttcacacacatacacatgtgcacagtTGCACAAATACTGTTTCCCTTAGTACAAGTTTCACTGTCCTTAGGAAGcagccttctctttccccttctcagCTTGTCTATATTTCTCTGTTAACACAACTGACTTCCTGCCCAGCATTCAGCTCTGGACCCCACCAGCACCACAACACTGGAGCCACCATTACAACTGGGTATGTGTGACACTCACAGGCCACGTGGTTCAGCACGTGGTGTCCCCAGGTGTGCAGGCACATGGTGACCACTGTCTCCACCACAGAAGTCACCAGGCTTATAAGGCAAGAGACAGCTGCCAAGTAGCACAAGTGGTCACCAATAGCCATGTAGCAGTCATAGGCCATAGCAGCCAGTAGCAGGAATTCAGTACTCCCCAGGGTCCCTGAGAAGAAGAGCTGGGTCCCACACTGGGTGAAGGAGATGGTCTTCTTTTCCAGCAGGAAGTGCACCAGCATCTGGGGGACCCCACTAGAGGTGTAGCAAATGTCCATCACCGAGTGGTtgcagaggaagaagtacatgggcaGGTGCAGGAGGACCCCCAGCGGGGTCAGCAGATAGGTGGCCCCAAATAGGACAAACAGTCCAGCCTGGGTCTGCCTGTCACTGGAGAGCCCCAGGAGGACAAACTCACTTTTCCAGGTCAGGTTGTCCCTCCTCATGAAGCAGATGGGGTAGGTGGCCAGCAGGAGAAGGTAGCTCAGAGAGGCCAGAATCAATCAGAATTCAGTCTGTGCCTGAACAAAGGACTGTAAGCAGAACTGCAAGAACTTGAATGTTTTCTCTCTTAGACTCTGAGCCTCTTGAAATCAGGGATCTTttgtgattttctctcttttttttttctttctttctctctctctctttttttttttttttttttttgagagaggcacagagagagtacatgcagggtggaggtggggcagagggagaaggagagagaaccttaagcaggctccatacccagcatggagccccacccatggcttaatctcaggactctgagatcataacctgagtcaaaatcaagatttggaggcttaactgactgagccacccaggtgcccctgtgatttttctttgtatGCAAAGATTCCTAACAAATGTTTCACAATAAAATTTTTGTTGagtacacaaattaaaaaaataaaaagttaaaagcagtGGCCTTAAGGATTATTCTCTGATCCTAAGATATAGGACTTATGTTCTGGACTTCCTCCTTGTCCTTACTGCTCACACTGGAGCTCATGGTTCTTCCTGTTCCTCCCATAAGCCAGGCTAGGTCAGTGACAGAGAAAATCGCTCAACTTGGTTTTCAGTGTACTGATTAATAAGGCTTATTCCTGGGTTGATAAGATCAGGGCCTTAATTATATTAACTATAATTATGTCCCAACTTCTTGTGATTATGCTATTTCCTTGGTG from the Lutra lutra chromosome 11, mLutLut1.2, whole genome shotgun sequence genome contains:
- the LOC125080538 gene encoding olfactory receptor 2F1-like is translated as MRRDNLTWKSEFVLLGLSSDRQTQAGLFVLFGATYLLTPLGVLLHLPMYFFLCNHSVMDICYTSSGVPQMLVHFLLEKKTISFTQCGTQLFFSGTLGSTEFLLLAAMAYDCYMAIGDHLCYLAAVSCLISLVTSVVETVVTMCLHTWGHHVLNHVAFIIPTPSSQMLGT